The Mangifera indica cultivar Alphonso chromosome 12, CATAS_Mindica_2.1, whole genome shotgun sequence DNA window CTTCATCTATTGATAGGATAAATCATACTTTTTGTATGATGTAGAGGCTATTAAGAACAATAAGTTCGTATAATAGAAATGtgtgataaaaattgaaaagagatCAAACCATATTATGGAAAAAGATTGCAAAAGTAACGTTGTCGGGTTTTGAGCGTAAATGAGTAACTAACAGTGAAATAGAGTTTAGATGAAACGAAAAATGGTGATATCAATAAAATCGGATAGAGTTGGAAAATGAGAGATTAACGTATGGGGATGGGTAACTAAAGGTTTAAGTCAACACATAATGTGTTGGAATTATGATATTAACATGAGAATGAATTAGATACTGTAATATTGATGGGTGTAGAAGTTGAATTTGCATCTAAGACGTGTTgtaaaaaataagaatgatAGCTAAGGGTTAGGTGGACTCACATAAAGAAGAtggtaaaagtgaaaaaaataaaataaaataatttaatataatataagaaataaaaggttgccatgtgattaaataattaaataattaaaaataaaacaactttcattcacatgataatataccgttatttatgtataaaattatataaaaaaattatatatataattttattatttattaatatatagaaTATAAATACACGGTTGCATCAACCAATTAGTACAcgaaaatacatatttatattaagcaaaaacaaaaataaaaaatattagtttatgaATATTTTACTAGTACAAACCTTTGCATTTATTATAATCTAACCCTGATCTACCTAAATTAGAATTGTACACCAACTATCAAGTTCTATTGTACATTAAAGGCCCTGTGTGTATTTTTGTGATACTTTGGTCCCTATTTAGTAATAATGAGAATCATCcttatttaattcataaaatactttattttgaatttttaaacccaaaacatattaaactcgtattttatgtatttttcatattaaacgcatatttttatcattttttataatttttttttaaatatgaaaatatctcatatatttcaattaattattataatattataactatataaaataaaaaatctaattttttgccATTCAAATTCTTGACCTCTCACgataatttttaatgatgattaaatattaattaaatattatattatattagattaatagtcaattaaaattttacatttaaattattaatcacaaaatttttgaaaagtgttaaaattataatttatattatcatatttttataaatatattattatcaatgtgtcatattaaactcatatatatatatattttatgtccaaattttatgtatttttttgtaaatatactcttcacaatttattatattatatctataatatttttatatcattatttttttattgtactGATGTTAACGATTTGTTCGTTGAGTTAATTcggatataaaaaatatcttcaCAATTCGGATATTTTTTATATCCGAATTGTCCGTTGACTTAATTTTACGATGGTGTGAAGATCTGATGTTAACGGTTGAAGATTTGAAACTCACAAAATCGTTGAGGCCGCCTTAGGTCCTTGAGTTTATTGTACTGGTCTGGTCTGGTCTGGTCTCATAAGATTAGTTAAGTTGTGATGGCCTAAAGCCCAGAGTCGATTTTACACCCAGCCCGCGAGAAAGTAGTGGTTTTATCCATATCAAGAATGAACTAAAACTAAGAATTATATTCGTAATTTTACACTAGAAAATTGTTAAGAGGAAACCCTCTGCAAAAATTAGCTTATGCTGCTTTGACTGGCCTAAGTCTTTCGCATAGTTATTTGTATTTTAgtagatatttatataatataaataaaaaataatatatattataaaatatataatataatatatattctattattatatgatatatattattaatacttatttaaaaaaaaataatataataaatatatatatatataatttaatacttTTAGAATGTTTGAAATgtattctaaaataataaagtattaattataatttttttaataaaactatgcatatattttgagtatatatttgatatgtgtcgttatatgattagataaatttaaattaatgataagtaatactcaatcatacaATGACACTataagtgtgtatttatttgtgtattcaaaataagtatatataatattactctaatttttttattattttattttaagaaaaaaaacatatcatatgatagaagggatattaattaaaatagacagcTGTTTTCCcgtctaaacctttttcggcaacaaatttgacgttttacctttttaagcaaattgtttttttcattccaaaaacaCCCCTCgtttaatttctcaatcttACCGTAGCATTTCGTCGATTAATTACCTACTTTTCACGtggaatttattttataaaatctaccTTTCACGTCGATTAATTGTCTACCTTTCTCAACCTTAACTATAcgtattaagattaatttatctgtaatgaataaaatctatagattgaaaaaCAGATATACTACAGattgaaaatattaatctatgaataaaattgaaaaacatattgaaaatttatagattgaataaaatttatgaataaaatctacaaattttataaaatctataaatttacaaaataattaaatttaaaattgattgatatatatgaaaaataatggatatatcgaTAACGGTTTTTCTCAAAACGTTACGTTTTCTcaaaaggggtgcgggaagggaatgaaaatacaaacgagtgtaTGGAAATACAAATGGGTTCGTGAAAATGTGGagggtgcgacaatttctgaaagggtgcgacaatttgctgaaagggtgcgtggagggtgcggcaatttctgaaagggtgtgacaattGCTAGAAGGGTGCGTGGAGGGTgtggcaatttctgaaagggtgtggcaattGTTGAAAGGGTGTGTGGAGGGTGCGACAATTTTCTGAAAGGTGCAtgaattataaaaggggtgcatgaaaataataaacacaaaacatgtgtgtaaaaatacaaacgagtgcgTGACAATGTGAAGGAGtgagtgaaaatacaaaatgagtgcgtaaaaatacaaataggtgcgtgaaattgtgaaggggtgcgtgaaaatataaaacaggtgcgtaaaaatacaaacaggtgcgtgaaattgtgaaggggtgcgtgaaaatacaaacgggtgcgtgaaattgtgaaggggtgtgtgaaaatgtgaagaggtgcgtgaaaatatgaaggggtgcgtgaaaatataaacgagtgcgggaaaaacaaaaggggtgtaggaaaattataaaaagggtacaagagaattataatatatattatattatattatttattattatatttttattatattaatataatatatttataataatatataatataatataatataatatatataaatataatatatttataatataaatatattatatttataatatataataattaatgtatattataaaggggtgcgggagGAGAAATTTCCCCCGCACCCCTTTTTATAACcccgcaccccttttataaattataaaggcTGTACAAAAAGAGGCAGGTGGAAGGCTAAGTGCAGGTTTAAGTGCATGTTTAGGCATGCATGTAGCAAAGGCTGTACAAAATGATAACATCTTTGGACTTTCAGACTTTCATGTTTTCTCAAAGATGACAAAGCCACAACAATATAACCTCAGACAATCGACTCAATAAGCAATTCTAAACAGTTTAAATAGCATTCTAGGAAAGCTTGGATGAAGTGCTGCCCCTTCTCTCATAAGAGCTCTACAAATCTTCAGtgagaaaactttaaaaaatttactagtACCCTTTAAAATTTCCGAGTATTCCAAATACAATATCACCAAGTAGAATGTATACTCAAGTCCTTACCCAGATGGTCGAGCAATGAATATAGTCCTCTTTCCGAAAACTAGAGGCTCCTAAATCATGAACAACATTGATTACATTGCTACcagggaaaaatatgatttgaaattttcactaGATATGTTCCATCATAGCATATATACTAGGATTAAATAAACAGAACCCCAGACCATGAAACTTACATCATATTCTGCGTGCGGGTGCGGGAACGGGGTGCGGGATTTTAGTAAGGGGTGCGGGGGCGCTAAcacgcgcgcgcgcccgcaagCAGCGCCCGCGCCCGCAAGCAGCGCCCGCATGCACGCAGCGCCAGAGCACGCGCGCCCGCTCGCACGCAcacgcaccccttaccaaagtCCCGCACCCTTTACCAAATTCCCGCACCCGCATCCGCACcctttgttatattatataaatattatatattaatataatatataatataatatgtattaatatataatatattatattaatattatattatattaatattatattatataatataatatgtattaatatataatatattaaatatattccAGGCAGTGAGTTGCCGCACagttccacgcaccctttcagcaaatgtcgcaccctttcagaaaatgcCGCACTCTTTTAgaaattgccgcaccctttcagaaattgccacaccctttcacgcactCGCCGtgcttgccgcaccctttcagaagctgtcgcaccctttcaacaATTTCCACACACCTTTCACGATTGGCGCACCCTTTCaataattcccgcaccctttcagaaactgccgCAGCCTTTCCGCaattgccacaccctttcagaaactaccgcaccctttcagcaattctcgcaccctttcaaaaactgtcgcacccttttcgcaattgtcacaccctttcagaTGCTGCTGTCGCACCGTCCACGCACCCTTTCTGAAATTTCCGCACCCGTTTCCATATTCCCGCACCCACACCTTTTCCACaagaaaacgcaccgtttcaAGGAAAACATACCATTTTCGATATATGCattgttttctatataaaaaaatcaattattttataaaaattaatatatttttcaatttataaattttattcattacagataattttaaaaaaaacttaacattttttatatataacaatcaattattttataaaatattaatctattttttaatttataaaatttattcattatagataatttagagaaaaacgtaatattttttatatataaaaataaattattttataaaatattaatctgttttttaatttataaatattacggtagtttaatcttaatgcttTTCGTGAAAGGAAAGCAAATAATCGGAGAAATGCTACGGTAAagtgagaaattaaaataagggtatttttggaatgaaaacaacggtttgcttaaaaaggtaaaatgtaaaaattgttgccgaaaaaggtttaaacGGGAATACgattgcctattttaattaatatcccatgaTAGAAtgcatatatgaaaaattagtttttctaaGTCTTTAGTAAAAGATAGAAGAACAATTCCTTATGTGCTCACCACACGATTGTTTGATTACAATTATCAATCGATGTTATATTATATGAGTAAtatatgtgattagatattactttatatttaattcaattatctaatcaaattgtgatatattatttatgtatctaaattatataccaaaatatatgcatataattattattttgtgccTCCAACAAACGAGAACATTCTTGTAATTCGCTGTTTAAAGGGTTCATATGTCTTTAACTAAGAGTggaagggcatttaagtaaaaccaGAGGCTAGATATTATTAACTAACCTTATTAGAGAGTGACTAACCCCCGGGATAAAAGTAGTGCActtcattcttttgtttttatgcatttttctctctaaatgcTTTGTGTATTCTCTGATAAGGCTTCCTAGGGTTTTCTGGTTTGCTCCGATTACGTTGATTCTGAGTTTCCTATTCTGATAAGAAGGTCATATCTTTCTTTACTCTTCTCTATTTCGGTTATTATTGTATCTTtgtattgttaatattaaaaactcttattatattgttataacTAAACTGATATTAGTGAATTAGACCAGAGAAAACACCTCTACTTTGATGTAGAATTTTGATTACAAAATCTGAACcaaatattcatttatgttgcttatttcttttttaactttgttgAAATCGACAAATCTTAGGCAAACAACAATAGTTTTGTtgtatattacatatacatggCTCTTGCAGCAGTTCTTGTGTGTTCCCGATATGGGATTCTGATCTTTTAAACTCTTTGACTCCTCTCACACTGCAAGCACTCTATCATCACTCAGGCTCTAACCATTCACCACTGgctataataaacaaaattatttgtcACGATTCAAGAATCACATCACCATATATACCATTCCCTTGATGAATACAAGAGACTCTGTAATAGCAATCCAGCTATATATAATGCTTAATTTACTGAGCTATGGAACTAAGTTATTTTCCTTCTTCTTATGACTGCATATTTTAAAATGGAGCTAAACTGTATACATGGGTTGGTCAAATCAATTGCAGTGTTTGCATTAAAAAGATTTGAAGATGAATGGTTAGTTAGGTTTGCCATGGGCCTCAAGGTTTAAATATAATCAACACTTCACAgctacaaatatataatttgaagtGACAACGCAGCCGTGCAAGGCAACCCAGCTTGATTTTTATAGGCTGGGTCAACAAATTAACAGTAATGATAAACATGTAATTCGTTGGCTGTTGTCAATATACATGAATATTAATTGAGGCACCAAGAAATGATCAATGCAATCGGCTCAAGTAGGTAGTAACTAGCTAAAGTCTTGCGTAAATAAGGCAAATATTTAGTGTTGTCTATAATATATGTCCCTATtcaaatgtgataaaattatgagtatatattttttgatacacggatgatgtatcatcatataattgaatgatttttaatgaaaaattaaataatattcaatcacatgatgtcACATAATCTATATacgtaaattatatataaaaatatatatacacattgcATTACCCCATAGGATGTGCGCCAAAGcttatataatgataattatagAAGTTTTCCATATTTGATTAGTGACTCCAAAGATGGGTTTATATAATCAATGTATAGACAATGGgtgttgttatatatatatataatctgaatattattttattattaatttaaaattatataattaacatttatattatggACAAGgttatcattttaattagaaaGAAAGTTGATTTAGTAAATAACAGTAAAGTCCAATAGTTCGCACTAATAAAATTGAAGGATgggaaaattgttttttcaaacttaaaacgGAAATACATTAGTTTATCACATTAATGCTTAAGAGTGAGTGTGTGTGATTATTGAGTTTAtagatgttatatttataattggaGGTACTCCAACTATAGGGTATACACAATGTTGTTGTAAAGACGATGAAACTAATGACCCTAACCTAAAATATGAGTGTACGATCCTTAAAATGGTATATTAGAAATACCGtacagaaaaaattgaaaattttagtctGTGACAATTAATCTCGGAGCCAAACCATTGCTAAATATCATTTGGTTTTATGTAGTAGTGGGTAATTTAAAAGTTGTGATATAAATGCATAGCAATTTGTAGATATATAAGATaaagtattataaaattaataatattatgtgtataattttgtatttaaattatgatatattatcatataattgaatataattttatctttaattttaattatttaatcatatgataatacgttattacataaaattaacatataattgtGCTTTTACACAAACTTGATGGTGGGTATacaatttattgatgataaacatcttttatttttcagcTTTACgctttttaaatgttaatttccACGAAGATACATCAGAAAATTAACTTTATTGTAGCACCAAATGCAAATTCAGAGCGTACATGAAATCATACGTTCTAACACAAACCTGAAACAAAACTAAAACCCACCAGTTTTCCATATATGGCATCTAATTATGAAACCTAATGAAGCTCATATACTCGTTGTTGACCCAACTGTACTTCTCCGTGAAAGGGTTGACGAGCGATTTCGGAGGATAGCGGTCGATGCAATCTTCCCACACGTTCGTATCTTCCAAGTTCTTCATGACTTCCTACACACAGTTGTTGCATTTGAAACCAGAGCCAACGCTCACCATCAGGATTTTATCACCTTTCTTCAACCTCTTTTTAGCCTCCATGTACCCCAAAACATACCATAACCCACCGGCCGATGTGTTTCCGAATCGGTGAAGCGCCATTCTTGACGGCTCCAAATCATATTCATTGATCCCTAAACTCTTTCCAAATCCGTCAATAACAGCTCTTCCTCCAGGGTGTAAACAGAAGTGATCAATTCCCGTTTTCAGATTCAAACTAAATCCATTAGTAACGCCTTTGGTTGTTAATCCACCCCGAGTGAGAATTACATGTCGAAGTAGCTCTCTCAGGGGGAGAATTTTAGGTACTAGAACCTGGAGGTTCATGGTAAAAGCTTGAACAGCAGCTTTTGGTATGCTTCTTTTGAGAAGGAAACCTCTGTAGCCGAGTTCGTCTTCTTTTTGAGAGCAGCAAGCGTATGCTTCATCGTTTGCGCCAATATGAATCCTCACTGAATGGTTTAACTTCAAGATGGCTTTGTGCCTTAACGCTCTATTGTTTGTCAAAAGCATGGAGCACCCACCTGAGCGGAACAGACAGTTGGCGAGCATCATGGATTTTTCCTTGCCGCAATACCAATTTGGGGCAAGAGATTCTGAGCTAACAACAATTGCGAGTGAATTCTTATATGACTTGAATAATTGATGAACAAGATCGACCGCCACAATACTTGCACTACAGCCCATGCCTGATAAATTAAACACCTTGAGATCATCCCGCATCTTGTAACGATTCACTGCACGGGCTGAGAGAGAGGGAACGGCCGGGAGGAGTGAGACATTGACTACAAGTATGTCAATATCAGATGGAGAAACTCCAGTCTTGGCGAAGAGGCGGTCAAGAGTGTTAAAGATCATATCGTCCATCTCTGAAATGGCATCGATTAAAGAAGGAGATTCTTCTCTTCCCTCAATGACATTTTTAGGGCCATAAGTGTCCTCTCCGAGGCCTGATTTGACCATGGTTTGTAAGAGAAATCTGAATTCTTCCAAGCCCAAATTCTTGTTTCTGAACACAACTTTTGCGCTCGTTCCAGTGCCTAGCTTGGTCTCATCGGCAGCTTTGTAACATTCATAGGCGAGCATATAGCAACATTGGTTTCTCTTTCGAGAAACCAACTTACAGAGGTGGAACATTAGGTAAATTAGAGGcaacacataaattaaaatctccAGTGCAGTAAGAGAGATTCGGGGTATTGAATTTTTACTAGAATTAGAAAAGATAATAATCCCTTGGACGTTGCTTGTCTATCCATTTATAGTATTACTGAGGCTGAATGCAACGTCCCACCGAAATTTGCCGAAATGAAAttaccctttaagtttgaaatctCCATTTTCCATCCAACATCCATTtggataaataatttataataaaagtaaacaGTTTTTTATTAACATGAAATGAATGgtagattaattaataaacttttcaaagtaaaaaacaactgaaaatttatcattttatgaaaATCGGTggaaaataacattcaatctaATTATTTATGACAACCATGCAATTTGTCCTTCTCAATTATGGGACCGATGTGCTTCTCGCTCAAAGTTTATCTGCTTTTAACTACTCTTTCATCCAACAATTACCTTCTCAACTACTTGTGTATATTCAAGCACATTTCTAGATTTCTAATATAAGGTTTCCATAGTTTCAAATTCATCCATGTACAGTGCAGGAAATACTTTCTCCAAAGCtaattaaaacaataagaaaatacTCCACAAGCACTACAGAGTACAGTCTGACGCCGCCAAGTGACATTTATTGGAGCTACCTGCCTACCCATAGAATAGAAAATCTATTGAAACTGGTTTTTAATTTTCTCGTTTTGTTGGATAAGTTAAGTTGTG harbors:
- the LOC123193647 gene encoding LOW QUALITY PROTEIN: 3-ketoacyl-CoA synthase 19-like (The sequence of the model RefSeq protein was modified relative to this genomic sequence to represent the inferred CDS: substituted 1 base at 1 genomic stop codon) gives rise to the protein MFHLCKLVSRKRNQCCYMLAYECYKAADETKLGTGTSAKVVFRNKNLGLEEFRFLLQTMVKSGLGEDTYGPKNVIEGREESPSLIDAISEMDDMIFNTLDRLFAKTGVSPSDIDILVVNVSLLPAVPSLSARAVNRYKMRDDLKVFNLSGMGCSASIVAVDLVHQLFKSYKNSLAIVVSSESLAPNWYCGKEKSMMLANCLFRSGGCSMLLTNNRALRHKAILKLNHSVRIHIGANDEAYACCSQKEDELGYRGFLLKRSIPKAAVQAFTMNLQVLVPKILPLRELLRHVILTRGGLTTKGVTNGFSLNLKTGIDHFCLHPGGRAVIDGFGKSLGINEYDLEPSRMALHRFGNTSAGGLWYVLGYMEAKKRLKKGDKILMVSVGSGFKCNNCVXEVMKNLEDTNVWEDCIDRYPPKSLVNPFTEKYSWVNNEYMSFIRFHN